A window of Notolabrus celidotus isolate fNotCel1 chromosome 11, fNotCel1.pri, whole genome shotgun sequence contains these coding sequences:
- the tmem201 gene encoding transmembrane protein 201, which translates to MEAFNQLLFGYPELMYTGMGVTAFVTGGALIYRIATRKKPVHANVNCWFCNENTVVPYGNRNCWDCPNCDQYNGFQSNGDYNKPIPAQFNEHLNHGVCGSLPSHVTPKIQQWVNCQMLLCRKCNNNQTIKIKQLASFIPRDEENYDEEIEAYKHHLEQTYKLCRPCQTAVEYYIKYQNRQLRTSLLSHQLRRTRDSDNGFIKSSYSVSSPLGVILLRAFAFLICAFLLAISLYPSADQSTSSVDPQTLSGGVIPPKPKPSNKSITNNETSGVMPVWESVKELLPNRTIESAKLVWQHGRDNQLAVVSVGLLTCLTAIFLAGPSRLRRIDATASVLWFLMLLLYMAESYVTGVLDWMDTAKLSIISVCCFVSFAAAVATRRPLGPRKARYGRYLPGSSAAPITGQPPLFSNGQADAFIPSLPPNISMLINRQQTPRDRKASPSSLPGRLNRALCLGTIRSLTRTDSGYLFSGSRPTSQCQDSPPSDYFSLKSGSRPSSPGPSPTPSIAGSVTSSSSSARQRRPLISPARLNISGQSLHLFSTEPEPLPMSPPASPPPASSLYQRQNDMTSMFWVSGMVEEKVRQDSSSESSVCGVGTTTPESSSDEKGIMERLLWPGLLVVSLTSNMFFAGLYMYHNWR; encoded by the exons ATGGAGGCGTTTAATCAGCTCCTGTTTGGATATCCGGAGTTAATGTACACTGGAATGGGAGTCACGGCGTTCGTCACCGGAGGAGCTCTGATCTACAGGATTGCCACCAG AAAGAAGCCGGTCCATGCAAATGTGAATTGTTGGTTCTGCAATGAGAACACAGTGGTGCCCTATGGAAACCGGAACTGTTGGGACTGTCCAAATTGTGACCAGTACAATGGCTTCCAGAGT AATGGGGATTACAACAAACCCATCCCGGCACAATTCAACGAGCATCTGAACCATGGAGTATGTGGCAGCCTTCCCTCACATGTTACACCTAAGATTCAGCAGTGGGTCAACTGTCAGATGCTGCTGTGCAGGAAGTGCAACAACAACCAGACAATAAAGATCAAGCAACTGGCTTCATTTATCCCAAGGGATGAG GAGAACTATGATGAGGAGATTGAAGCCTACAAACACCACCTGGAGCAGACCTATAAGTTATGCAGGCCTTGTCAGACAGCTGTGGAGTATTACATAAAATACCAGAACCGACAACTTCGTACTTCGCTCCTCAGCCATCAGCTCAGACGCACAAGAGATTCAGACAATGGCTTCATCAAG AGCTCCTATTCTGTGTCCTCTCCCCTCGGAGTCATACTGCTTCGGGCCTTTGCCTTCCTTATATGTGCATTCCTACTGGCTATATCTCTCTACCCATCCGCAGACCAGTCAACCTCCTCAGTTGACCCACAGACATTAAGTGGTGGTGTAATTCCCCCAAAGCCCAAACCATCTAACAAGTCCATCACAAACAATGAAACGAGTGGAGTCATGCCTGTGTGGGAGAGTGTGAAGGAGCTCCTCCCAAACAGGACCATAGAGAGTGCCAAGCTGGTGTGGCAGCACGGAAGAGACAACCAGCTGGCTGTTGTCTCTGTCGGCCTGTTGACCTGTCTCACTGCTATCTTCTTAGCTGGACCCTCAAG gcTGAGGAGAATCGATGCTACGGCCTCGGTCCTCTGGTTCCTCATGCTGCTCCTCTACATGGCCGAGAGTTACGTGACTGGTGTCTTAGACTGGATGGACACGGCAAAGCTCAGTATCATTTCCGTCTGTTGCTTCGTCAGCTTTGCTGCTGCAGTGGCAACCCGCAGACCACTGGGTCCAAGAAAAGCCAGATATGGAAG GTATCTCCCAGGCAGCTCTGCAGCCCCCATAACAGGCCAACCTCCTTTGTTCTCTAATGGCCAGGCAGACGCCTTTatccccagcctgccccccaaTATCTCCATGCTCATCAACCGCCAACAGACTCCCCGTGATCGCAAGgcttccccctcctctctgcccgGCCGCCTCAACAGAGCCCTCTGCCTGGGCACCATCCGCTCCCTCACCAGGACAG ATTCTGGTTACTTGTTTAGTGGAAGCAGACCTACATCTCAGTGCCAGGACTCCCCACCCTCAG ATTATTTCTCACTGAAGTCAGGGAGTCGTCCATCATCACCAGGCCCCTCCCCAACTCCTTCCATAGCTGGGTCAGTCACATCCAGTTCAAGCTCTGCCAGACAAAGACGCCCCCTCATCAGCCCTGCTCGCCTCAACATCAGCGGCCAGAGTCTGCACCTTTTCTCCACCGAGCCAGAACCCTTGCCAATGTCTCCCCCTGCTTCTCCACCCCCTGCTTCTTCACTCTACCAAAGGCAAAATG ATATGACTTCAATGTTTTGGGTTAGTGGTATGGTGGAAGAGAAAGTCAGGCAAGACAGCTCCTCAGAGTCCTCTGTGTGCGGGGTTGGCACTACGACACCAGAGAGCAGTTCTGATGAGAAAG GTATCATGGAGCGTCTCCTCTGGCCTGGGCTTTTGGTTGTGAGCCTGACCTCCAACATGTTCTTCGCCGGCCTCTACATGTACCACAACTGGAGATGA